One region of Nitrospirota bacterium genomic DNA includes:
- a CDS encoding molybdopterin-dependent oxidoreductase: MKKNKHLSKEHAIRIVDTLDHSIRTVDTVCQNCHENCKIQCQVEDGRLVKIKTSRCEKGAYLHEILYNSDRVLYPLKRIGERGGGQWSRISWDEALDLMAGKFKEIRKRYGPEANCVGISSHHKFTTVMASHLSSKILNTPNVYDSNYQCSKGGALADHYTIGARVTWETRIDFEHSKCIVLWGANITETGPAKSIKIFNAQKKGAKVIVIDPRPIPAAKKSDIWLRIRPGSDGALALGWLHILIEEEMYDKDFVKKHCYGFDELRERVQPWTPERVSQITWLPKEQIIEAARLYGKTRPSCIRTRVGVDGQSLNSTQASRAISCLIAIKGDIDVPGGNLLPTPTTYSTKPGTKNTYLKGFKDIWWLARNWGRAPELEAKRIGYNEYPIWSGPRETDFFNDYVSHNYLLLEAIKKGKVRGLYLPGANPVVHAENAKKVWNILKQLDFMVVADIFMTPTAELADLVLPAAHWAETNVVTNSWEGYGNTIVACPKVVEPPGECWDDRLIVLELGKRMGADVPWDNVDEFNNYCLESLGITFDDLLGHPGQRIEFPVEFKKYERPGWLWNTPTGKIELYSTRFMKLRYDPLPNYKEEPVSPLSTPDLWKEYPLIMINHRIRYYMHTEQRNCPSIRKKASEPEIEIHPQTARNLGINEGDWMWLESFQLKGERVKGKAKFVKEIHPNVVSMLMGWWFPEYQEPEHGYSQSNINTITSDGPPFEEFDGHAQMRGILCKAGKV; encoded by the coding sequence ATGAAGAAGAACAAGCATTTATCCAAGGAACACGCTATAAGAATCGTAGACACATTGGATCACTCTATAAGAACCGTAGACACAGTATGCCAAAACTGTCACGAGAATTGCAAAATACAGTGTCAAGTAGAAGATGGGCGGCTAGTTAAAATTAAAACTTCTCGCTGTGAAAAAGGAGCTTATTTACACGAAATATTGTATAACTCTGATAGAGTTCTCTACCCACTTAAAAGGATCGGAGAAAGAGGTGGGGGACAATGGAGCCGGATTAGTTGGGATGAAGCCCTCGATCTGATGGCTGGCAAATTCAAAGAAATCAGGAAACGATACGGACCTGAAGCTAATTGCGTAGGAATCAGTTCCCACCATAAATTCACGACAGTAATGGCATCCCATCTATCTTCTAAGATTCTCAACACACCAAATGTTTACGATTCTAATTACCAGTGCTCAAAAGGAGGAGCTTTGGCCGACCATTACACTATTGGAGCGAGGGTTACATGGGAGACCCGAATAGATTTTGAACATAGTAAGTGTATTGTACTGTGGGGTGCGAATATAACTGAGACTGGGCCTGCTAAGTCAATAAAGATATTCAATGCTCAAAAGAAAGGAGCCAAGGTTATCGTTATCGACCCCCGGCCTATCCCAGCAGCCAAAAAATCAGATATATGGCTTAGAATTCGTCCTGGGTCAGATGGCGCCTTAGCCTTAGGATGGCTTCATATACTCATTGAGGAGGAAATGTACGATAAAGATTTTGTAAAAAAGCACTGTTATGGTTTTGATGAACTTCGAGAAAGGGTTCAGCCTTGGACTCCCGAGCGGGTTTCACAAATCACTTGGCTTCCTAAAGAACAGATTATCGAGGCAGCGAGGTTATATGGTAAAACTCGCCCCTCGTGTATCCGTACCCGAGTGGGAGTAGATGGGCAGTCTCTCAATTCCACCCAAGCCTCCCGAGCAATTAGTTGCCTCATAGCTATTAAAGGCGATATAGATGTTCCTGGTGGGAACCTTCTACCAACGCCAACTACCTACTCTACTAAACCTGGCACAAAGAACACTTATCTTAAAGGATTTAAAGATATATGGTGGTTAGCGCGTAATTGGGGTCGGGCACCTGAGTTGGAGGCAAAAAGGATTGGATACAACGAGTATCCAATCTGGTCTGGTCCCCGAGAGACGGACTTTTTTAACGATTATGTGAGTCATAATTACTTATTATTAGAGGCGATTAAAAAGGGAAAGGTAAGGGGTTTGTACCTTCCTGGAGCAAATCCAGTAGTTCATGCAGAAAATGCAAAAAAAGTCTGGAATATTCTTAAACAACTTGACTTTATGGTTGTGGCGGACATCTTTATGACACCGACCGCTGAATTGGCAGATTTAGTGCTCCCGGCCGCCCATTGGGCTGAGACAAATGTTGTTACAAATAGCTGGGAGGGTTATGGAAATACAATCGTCGCCTGTCCCAAGGTCGTAGAGCCTCCTGGAGAATGTTGGGATGACCGCCTGATAGTCCTTGAGCTGGGCAAAAGGATGGGGGCAGATGTGCCCTGGGATAATGTAGATGAATTCAACAATTATTGTCTTGAAAGCTTGGGGATAACTTTCGATGATCTTCTGGGTCACCCCGGGCAACGAATTGAATTCCCGGTGGAGTTTAAGAAGTATGAAAGACCTGGATGGTTATGGAATACCCCTACGGGAAAGATTGAACTTTATTCAACCCGCTTCATGAAACTTCGCTATGACCCCTTACCAAATTATAAGGAAGAGCCGGTTAGTCCGCTTAGTACGCCAGACTTATGGAAAGAATATCCGCTAATCATGATCAACCACCGTATCAGGTATTACATGCATACTGAGCAGCGTAATTGTCCTTCTATACGCAAGAAAGCTTCTGAACCAGAAATAGAGATCCATCCACAGACTGCCAGGAATTTAGGCATTAATGAAGGGGATTGGATGTGGCTGGAATCCTTCCAACTAAAAGGGGAGCGAGTTAAAGGCAAGGCTAAGTTTGTGAAAGAGATACATCCTAACGTTGTCTCAATGCTTATGGGTTGGTGGTTCCCCGAGTACCAAGAGCCTGAACATGGCTATTCCCAATCTAATATCAACACAATTACTTCTGACGGTCCTCCATTTGAAGAGTTTGATGGGCATGCGCAGATGAGGGGTATTTTATGTAAGGCAGGGAAAGTATAA
- a CDS encoding molybdopterin-dependent oxidoreductase → MRERSQFTGTVETICQICHERCFIECKVENGQLTKVLHTGCEKGLYMAETLHHPRRLKYPLKAAGEKGTGNWIQISWDEALDLMAKKFTEIKDRYGPEANCVGITSHHKERTCDACHSLAKFLNTPNILDANYQCSQCSCISDFYTFGEWVTWETRIDYENSKCIVLWGANVIDTRPVKARNMFNVQKKGAKIIVIDPRFSETAKRADIWLRVRPQSDGALALAWLHVMINEELYDKEFVTEQCIGFDELKERVEPWTPERAEKITWVPKEQIIEAARLYGRTRPSCIHTRLGVDGQSLNSTQTCRAITCIFSIKGDLDSIGGNIIHTPTDIPTATALGPREYLNTTLNGFRNIYWMMRNWRRSPDLEAKRPGYREYPIYNGPQEISWFDYNSHYPGLLDFMEQGKIRGLYIPGNNAIAHYANPKRLWNILKGLDFMVVSDIFMTPTAEIADLVLPAAHSAEIDSLNHTLSGAPGAPYGNSIVACPKVVDPPGEAWDDMKIVIELGKRMGADMPYNNIDELHNWMLEPVGTTYEELMAQPKHQMIFPMEFKKYKLPSWKWNTPTGKIELYSYWFKKIGYDPLPNYKEDPVSPISTPDVWKEYPLIMVHHRLRFYQNSERFDCPSLRRLASEPEIEIHPQTAKELGVEDGDWMWLESYQLKGERVKGRAKFVEKMHPNVVSISQGWWYPEIEEPEHGVFEYNVNTIISDGPPFEEFNGHAQMRGILCRGGRVEPK, encoded by the coding sequence ATGAGAGAGAGAAGTCAATTTACAGGAACAGTCGAAACAATTTGTCAGATTTGTCACGAGAGGTGTTTCATAGAATGTAAAGTCGAGAATGGCCAACTGACCAAGGTATTACATACAGGCTGTGAAAAGGGATTATACATGGCAGAAACTTTGCATCATCCAAGGCGATTAAAGTATCCATTGAAGGCGGCTGGAGAAAAGGGTACCGGGAATTGGATTCAGATCAGTTGGGACGAAGCCCTCGATTTAATGGCAAAGAAGTTCACTGAAATTAAAGATCGTTATGGACCAGAGGCTAATTGTGTTGGCATTACCTCCCACCACAAAGAAAGAACATGCGATGCATGTCATAGTTTAGCAAAATTCCTCAACACCCCAAACATATTAGACGCCAATTACCAATGTTCACAATGCAGCTGCATCTCCGATTTCTATACCTTCGGGGAATGGGTTACATGGGAAACCCGTATTGATTATGAGAACAGCAAGTGCATTGTCCTCTGGGGGGCGAATGTAATAGATACCAGGCCAGTTAAAGCCAGAAATATGTTCAATGTCCAGAAGAAAGGTGCAAAGATTATTGTTATTGATCCACGTTTTTCAGAGACGGCTAAGAGGGCGGATATTTGGCTCAGGGTTCGACCGCAATCAGATGGTGCATTGGCTTTGGCGTGGCTCCATGTCATGATTAATGAGGAACTGTACGATAAAGAATTCGTGACAGAACAGTGCATTGGTTTTGACGAACTTAAAGAACGAGTTGAGCCTTGGACTCCTGAGCGGGCTGAAAAAATCACCTGGGTCCCCAAAGAACAGATTATTGAAGCGGCGAGGTTATATGGTCGAACTCGCCCCTCTTGTATCCACACGCGACTGGGTGTAGATGGGCAGTCTCTTAATTCCACCCAAACCTGCCGGGCAATCACTTGCATTTTCAGTATCAAGGGCGATCTGGATTCTATCGGAGGTAATATTATTCATACACCTACTGATATCCCTACCGCTACTGCCCTTGGACCAAGGGAATACCTGAACACAACCCTTAACGGGTTTAGAAATATCTACTGGATGATGCGAAACTGGCGCCGTTCCCCGGATCTCGAGGCTAAAAGACCAGGATACCGCGAGTATCCAATTTACAATGGCCCTCAGGAAATAAGCTGGTTCGATTATAACAGTCATTACCCTGGGTTATTGGATTTTATGGAGCAGGGCAAAATCAGAGGTCTTTATATCCCAGGCAATAATGCGATAGCCCATTACGCCAACCCCAAAAGGCTCTGGAATATTCTTAAAGGACTTGATTTTATGGTGGTAAGCGATATTTTTATGACTCCTACGGCTGAAATTGCAGACTTGGTTCTCCCTGCGGCTCATTCAGCCGAAATTGACAGTTTAAATCATACACTCAGTGGGGCTCCAGGAGCGCCTTATGGCAACAGCATCGTCGCCTGTCCTAAAGTAGTAGACCCACCTGGAGAAGCTTGGGACGACATGAAGATAGTAATTGAGCTGGGCAAAAGGATGGGTGCGGATATGCCCTATAATAATATTGATGAACTTCACAACTGGATGCTGGAGCCTGTTGGAACGACTTATGAAGAGCTTATGGCTCAGCCCAAACATCAGATGATATTTCCTATGGAGTTTAAAAAGTATAAACTGCCTAGCTGGAAATGGAACACGCCTACGGGAAAGATTGAACTCTATTCGTACTGGTTTAAGAAGATTGGCTACGATCCATTGCCAAACTATAAAGAAGATCCCGTTAGCCCTATCAGTACACCTGATGTATGGAAAGAATATCCTCTTATAATGGTCCATCACCGGCTAAGGTTCTATCAGAATTCAGAACGGTTTGATTGTCCCTCTCTGCGCAGACTGGCGTCTGAACCTGAGATTGAGATCCATCCCCAAACGGCAAAAGAGTTAGGCGTCGAGGATGGAGACTGGATGTGGTTGGAATCCTACCAACTCAAAGGAGAGCGGGTAAAAGGTAGGGCTAAATTTGTTGAAAAAATGCATCCCAATGTCGTCTCCATCTCTCAGGGCTGGTGGTATCCAGAAATAGAAGAACCAGAACATGGCGTTTTTGAATATAATGTGAACACAATTATTTCAGATGGCCCCCCATTTGAAGAATTCAACGGTCATGCCCAAATGAGAGGCATCTTGTGTAGGGGTGGTAGAGTAGAGCCCAAATGA
- a CDS encoding sigma 54-interacting transcriptional regulator — protein MKNKKYKFALLSNSAKVCEMVKHYSDPETEELIVKLVKLARMEEAVPVAQKLLDEGVEVILALRGFGDILAQTIGQPVVKIAITHQDILNALIEAKNYSSNIGLVSFSIPTDGIEVFENLLSIKIRQIIYSTTEELMNGISKAVEEGISCVVGGGIANQIITSLGGVGIIIFATKGAILQALREARAIASTRRKEQRDTAQLRAILETIKEGVIVVDNNGRIKTFNQTAEEILGIELKKEVGKSLPELCSEPLSSHCALRFTGLFNVLRTGKPEMDQICHIGDLHVVINSLPFKVGDMTQGVVLTFKEASSIQKIDRKLREELYKKGFVAKYTIDQIKGESTTMKEVVYNAKKYAETDATILIQGETGTGKEIFAQSIHNLSSRKNKPFVAINCSALSESLLESELFGYEEGAFTGAKRGGKVSLFELANEGTIFLDEIADISQNLQVRLLRVLEEKEVMRVGGDRIVPIDVRIISSTYKDLWRDVKLGRFRMDLYFRLAILKLDIPPLRERPEDIPVIIKEILYKYTRGRKRISETMIENMKEYNWPGNIRELDSLIKRYVILLGESVSDDSLLLKLFEGLDNHIIITREASNISGKLSSDISQQTLKEQVEEYEKAIIKDTLRKFRSNKKETAKRLGISLNTLWRKLHSSNRSH, from the coding sequence ATGAAGAATAAAAAATATAAATTTGCCCTCCTCTCTAATTCAGCCAAAGTCTGCGAGATGGTCAAACATTATTCTGACCCAGAGACTGAAGAGTTAATAGTGAAATTAGTAAAATTAGCAAGAATGGAAGAAGCAGTCCCTGTTGCCCAAAAACTTCTTGATGAGGGAGTTGAAGTAATACTTGCACTCAGAGGATTTGGTGATATTTTGGCTCAGACCATTGGTCAGCCTGTTGTTAAGATAGCAATAACACATCAGGATATACTCAATGCTCTTATTGAGGCAAAGAATTACAGTTCTAATATTGGACTTGTAAGTTTTTCCATACCAACTGATGGTATTGAGGTTTTCGAGAATTTGCTTTCTATAAAAATACGCCAGATAATTTATTCTACAACGGAAGAGTTAATGAATGGTATCTCAAAAGCAGTAGAAGAAGGAATAAGCTGTGTTGTTGGTGGAGGAATTGCCAATCAGATAATCACTTCATTAGGAGGGGTAGGAATTATTATCTTTGCCACAAAGGGAGCAATTCTACAGGCTCTTCGAGAGGCCAGAGCTATTGCTTCTACACGAAGGAAGGAACAAAGGGATACAGCGCAACTCCGGGCAATTCTCGAAACAATTAAAGAAGGAGTTATAGTGGTTGATAATAATGGTAGGATTAAAACATTCAATCAGACAGCTGAGGAGATTTTAGGCATTGAATTGAAAAAAGAGGTTGGAAAATCTCTACCGGAACTTTGTTCCGAGCCATTGTCATCCCACTGTGCTTTAAGATTTACAGGCTTGTTCAATGTTTTAAGGACAGGAAAACCAGAAATGGATCAGATCTGTCATATAGGGGACCTACATGTTGTAATAAACTCACTTCCTTTTAAAGTTGGCGATATGACTCAAGGTGTTGTATTAACATTTAAAGAGGCTTCAAGCATTCAAAAAATTGATAGGAAGTTGAGAGAAGAACTCTATAAAAAAGGATTTGTAGCTAAATATACAATAGACCAGATTAAAGGCGAAAGCACAACAATGAAAGAGGTTGTATATAACGCAAAAAAATATGCTGAAACCGATGCAACAATATTAATTCAAGGAGAGACAGGGACAGGAAAGGAGATTTTTGCCCAGAGCATACATAATTTAAGCAGCAGGAAAAACAAACCTTTCGTGGCAATAAATTGTTCAGCCCTGTCTGAATCGTTGTTAGAGAGTGAACTTTTTGGATACGAAGAAGGTGCATTTACAGGAGCAAAAAGAGGTGGCAAGGTCAGCTTGTTTGAACTGGCAAACGAAGGAACAATCTTTCTTGATGAGATAGCTGACATTTCTCAGAATCTACAGGTAAGATTATTAAGGGTTCTTGAGGAAAAAGAGGTGATGCGCGTTGGTGGTGACAGGATTGTGCCTATAGATGTGCGAATTATTAGCTCTACTTATAAAGACTTATGGAGAGATGTAAAATTAGGAAGATTCAGGATGGATCTTTATTTCCGTCTGGCAATCCTCAAGTTAGATATCCCACCTTTGCGGGAAAGACCGGAAGATATTCCTGTCATTATTAAAGAAATCCTTTACAAATATACGAGGGGCAGGAAAAGAATATCTGAGACTATGATTGAAAATATGAAGGAATATAACTGGCCTGGAAACATTCGTGAACTTGACTCCCTGATAAAAAGATATGTAATCCTGCTTGGTGAATCAGTATCCGACGATAGTTTACTCCTTAAACTTTTTGAAGGATTAGATAATCATATAATTATAACAAGAGAGGCGAGTAACATATCTGGGAAACTGTCATCTGATATTTCACAGCAAACACTGAAAGAACAAGTAGAGGAATACGAAAAGGCGATTATAAAAGATACCTTAAGAAAATTTCGGTCCAACAAAAAGGAGACAGCAAAGAGATTGGGCATCAGTCTTAATACCTTGTGGAGAAAACTGCATTCATCCAACAGGTCACATTAG
- a CDS encoding corrinoid protein, producing the protein MKKVMTDDILAKLADVVDRGEHNEAAQLAKQSLEEGVDPGNAIVNGLTKGMALVSEKFDRHEYFVPELLRAARAMKSAVEVLRPHVKVKKTHTPAKVMIGTVADDIHDIGKNIVIMLLETAGYEVVDLGVDVSNEVFLSKAKETRPQVLGMSAVMTTTMPRMQEVISLLSENGIRNEIKVIIGGAPVTQKYADKIGADGYADNGPDAIRKISALVEQEDKMVDVVATKK; encoded by the coding sequence ATGAAAAAAGTTATGACGGATGATATCCTTGCAAAACTGGCAGATGTTGTTGACAGAGGAGAACATAACGAAGCAGCCCAGCTTGCCAAACAGTCGCTTGAGGAAGGTGTAGATCCAGGTAATGCTATAGTCAACGGGCTTACCAAAGGCATGGCGTTAGTCAGCGAAAAGTTTGACAGACATGAATACTTTGTTCCTGAACTTCTCAGGGCTGCGCGGGCTATGAAGTCCGCTGTTGAGGTTCTGAGACCACATGTTAAAGTGAAAAAGACACATACTCCGGCTAAGGTAATGATCGGAACTGTCGCAGACGACATACACGACATCGGGAAGAATATCGTGATCATGCTTCTTGAAACTGCTGGGTATGAAGTTGTTGACCTCGGTGTTGATGTATCCAACGAAGTCTTCCTTTCAAAGGCAAAAGAAACACGTCCCCAGGTGCTGGGAATGTCGGCTGTGATGACTACAACCATGCCACGGATGCAGGAGGTAATCTCGTTACTATCTGAAAATGGAATCCGAAATGAAATAAAAGTTATCATCGGTGGAGCCCCGGTTACCCAGAAATATGCTGATAAGATAGGTGCTGATGGATATGCTGATAATGGTCCTGATGCGATACGAAAGATATCTGCCTTGGTAGAACAGGAAGATAAGATGGTAGATGTTGTTGCCACCAAGAAATAA
- a CDS encoding dihydropteroate synthase: MVIIGELINCSRKSVLNAVEDRNASFVTDLAVAQAEAGADYIGVNAGIPEREPETMAWLVEVVQRSVNLPLCLDSDSMQAQFRGMEVYDWKRGRPILNSISLSPPRLGPGLKVIEKWKPRTIGLCAAKGIVKGGVRSKIEIAQSLVKYLRDTGLTDEDIFLDPCVLPVAIDQSNGTDVTDCVAALHSEFPDAHTVCGVSNISFGLPERKWLNRAYIVMLMARGLDAVVCDPTDQILMSLIRSAETLRGNDQDCEAFLKFFRSGAFPKL; encoded by the coding sequence ATGGTAATTATTGGAGAACTAATTAACTGTAGCCGTAAGTCTGTGCTAAATGCAGTAGAGGATCGGAATGCGTCATTTGTGACTGATTTGGCAGTCGCACAGGCTGAGGCAGGAGCGGACTACATCGGAGTTAATGCAGGCATACCAGAGCGTGAGCCTGAGACTATGGCTTGGCTGGTTGAGGTAGTCCAGCGCTCTGTCAATTTGCCACTGTGCCTTGACAGCGATTCGATGCAGGCTCAATTCCGTGGAATGGAAGTCTACGACTGGAAAAGAGGCAGGCCGATTCTGAATTCCATCTCCCTGTCACCACCAAGACTTGGTCCTGGGCTTAAGGTGATAGAAAAGTGGAAACCTCGGACTATTGGACTGTGTGCAGCAAAAGGTATAGTCAAAGGAGGAGTGCGATCGAAGATTGAAATAGCCCAGAGTCTGGTTAAATACCTCAGGGATACAGGACTGACGGATGAGGACATCTTCTTGGATCCATGCGTTTTACCTGTAGCTATTGATCAGAGCAATGGGACAGATGTTACAGACTGTGTTGCTGCGTTACATAGCGAGTTCCCAGATGCGCATACTGTATGTGGAGTTAGTAATATTTCCTTTGGTCTGCCTGAAAGAAAATGGCTGAACAGAGCTTATATAGTAATGCTCATGGCTCGAGGGTTGGATGCGGTTGTCTGCGATCCGACTGATCAAATACTGATGTCCTTGATTAGATCTGCTGAAACATTGCGTGGAAACGACCAAGACTGTGAGGCTTTCCTTAAGTTTTTCCGTAGTGGTGCGTTTCCAAAGCTGTAG
- a CDS encoding uroporphyrinogen decarboxylase family protein: MGKKRDMTPKERVMAATELREVDRVPCLPFIREYGITYYGYTFSQMYEDYRRFVDVQVNFSKKFDLDCVWDIMMTSPEAEAMGLKQTYYEDQAPNPVQSPLENSTDLSQIKMLDPSCDAKIPLLINIVRGLKERVGNELPIVAFCQAGYRNAVFLRGINNFMLDLEDRPKWLMELIELATEGCIIYGKALIEAGADIILIANPLASGSFVKRDYYEKFSLPFDKKQFDAYHEAGAKVMYHICGWWDDRWDLIVKTGADIISLDSGYVNVDFKKAVREMGNKVSLLGQVDVVQTMLEGSVEQVKKETREALDIGTKAKGFMLSGACVVPKDTPKENFRAFIDTWKDFNASRHGS, from the coding sequence ATGGGCAAGAAAAGAGACATGACACCTAAAGAACGAGTAATGGCTGCTACTGAACTGAGGGAAGTAGACCGTGTGCCCTGCCTTCCTTTCATACGGGAGTATGGTATTACTTACTACGGTTATACATTCAGTCAGATGTACGAAGACTACCGCCGTTTCGTGGATGTACAGGTCAACTTCTCAAAGAAGTTCGACCTTGATTGCGTATGGGATATCATGATGACCAGTCCCGAGGCTGAGGCGATGGGACTCAAACAGACATACTATGAGGACCAGGCTCCCAACCCGGTACAAAGTCCGCTGGAAAACAGCACAGATTTATCGCAGATCAAGATGCTTGATCCGTCATGTGATGCCAAGATTCCTCTGCTTATAAACATTGTCCGTGGTCTTAAAGAGCGCGTGGGGAATGAGTTGCCGATCGTCGCTTTCTGCCAGGCTGGTTATAGAAATGCCGTTTTTCTTAGGGGGATTAATAATTTTATGCTGGATCTCGAGGACAGACCGAAATGGCTTATGGAACTGATTGAACTTGCAACCGAGGGTTGTATCATATATGGCAAGGCACTTATTGAGGCAGGAGCCGACATTATTCTGATTGCCAATCCACTTGCATCAGGGAGCTTCGTAAAAAGAGACTACTACGAAAAGTTCTCGCTACCATTTGACAAGAAGCAATTCGACGCCTATCACGAGGCTGGAGCCAAGGTGATGTATCACATATGTGGGTGGTGGGATGACCGCTGGGACCTGATCGTGAAGACAGGTGCAGATATTATCAGTCTGGACTCAGGATATGTTAATGTAGATTTCAAAAAAGCAGTCAGAGAGATGGGAAACAAGGTATCTCTGTTGGGTCAGGTTGATGTAGTCCAGACTATGCTTGAAGGTAGCGTGGAGCAGGTGAAAAAGGAGACCAGAGAGGCGCTTGATATTGGGACCAAAGCCAAAGGCTTTATGCTCTCGGGGGCATGTGTTGTACCCAAGGATACTCCAAAGGAAAACTTCAGGGCTTTCATTGATACATGGAAAGATTTTAACGCAAGTAGACATGGAAGCTAA
- a CDS encoding TatD family hydrolase → MQYIDIHSHAAPGVDFEEVIEDINANDVSHIGIMPRGGAKEAQVIKFYERYPDRVIPFYGGSAIQTLLCQGSNISINREEIIFFQGYRQGWWEENFERSIEKIEKDLKGGPFKGIGEIRLRHYGNGQAVPEKAHDYNFPADSPFMFRLIDLAARLNLPVFIHMEAESKGEYIEFVSKSADEDTVPRLERLLEHNKDALIIWCHLGRANPEVVKAMLDKHPNLYTDISDVQPRANNAKGVSPESLAIFKEYTLKNSVIDENGHLGEDWRKLFISYPDRIMISCDAMSPKCYGKMYSALMDELKNILSQLNPDVAQKIAYQNAKRIFRIN, encoded by the coding sequence ATGCAGTATATAGACATCCATTCTCATGCTGCACCAGGTGTAGACTTTGAGGAAGTAATCGAGGATATAAACGCAAATGATGTCTCTCATATCGGGATTATGCCCCGTGGAGGAGCTAAGGAAGCCCAGGTTATAAAATTCTATGAGAGATATCCAGACAGAGTGATCCCATTCTATGGAGGCTCTGCTATTCAGACTCTATTATGCCAGGGGTCTAATATATCTATTAACAGGGAAGAGATAATATTTTTCCAGGGTTATCGCCAGGGTTGGTGGGAGGAAAATTTTGAAAGATCAATAGAAAAGATAGAGAAAGATTTAAAAGGAGGACCATTCAAGGGGATCGGGGAGATACGACTCAGACATTACGGCAATGGCCAAGCAGTCCCTGAGAAGGCGCATGACTATAATTTCCCAGCAGATTCACCATTTATGTTCAGACTGATTGATCTTGCTGCCAGATTGAACCTTCCAGTATTTATCCACATGGAGGCAGAGTCCAAAGGAGAGTATATAGAGTTTGTGAGTAAATCTGCTGATGAAGATACAGTCCCCCGTCTTGAAAGACTCCTTGAGCACAATAAGGATGCATTGATTATCTGGTGTCACTTAGGAAGGGCAAATCCAGAGGTAGTTAAAGCCATGCTTGATAAACATCCTAATCTCTATACAGATATCAGTGATGTCCAACCGAGGGCCAATAACGCAAAAGGAGTCTCACCAGAATCATTAGCAATATTTAAGGAATACACCTTGAAAAACTCAGTTATTGATGAGAATGGACATTTAGGGGAGGACTGGAGGAAGTTATTTATAAGTTATCCTGACAGGATAATGATCAGTTGTGATGCAATGAGCCCAAAATGTTATGGTAAGATGTATTCTGCTTTGATGGATGAACTCAAGAATATCCTTTCTCAACTAAATCCTGATGTTGCTCAGAAAATCGCTTACCAGAATGCAAAGAGAATATTCAGGATTAATTGA